Proteins encoded in a region of the Pirellulaceae bacterium genome:
- the thrS gene encoding threonine--tRNA ligase, producing MLKVNLPDGSEKQFETEITPADVAADIGPGLVKAALAAEVDGKVVGLDHPLPADGAVGLKILTKKDPESLGVMRHSCAHIMARAIMRLYDGVQLAFGPTIDGGFYYDFELDQALTEEDFPAIEAEMAKIIKLGESFERLEEPRDQALQICKDLAQKYKIEHIEEGLADDPTLSFYRQGEFLDLCRGPHLKSPNAIGAFKLLSVAGAYWKGDASRNQLQRVYGTAFFNKKDLETHLQRIEEAKRRDHRVLGKQLELFTINPMVGSGLIMWLPKGAMIRSVLENFVRDELTQRGYEAVYTPNIGRIELYETSGHYPYYSDSMFTPIVMEDDEQYILKPMNCPHHIMIYKSRPRSYRELPVRLAEFGTVYRYEKSGELSGMTRVRGFTQDDAHIFCTEDQVEQEFRACIEMTQFVLKSLGLNDYRVRLGFRDPESDKYVGTLDGWQRAEQSLIEVCESLGIEAQQEPGEAAFYGPKADFVVTDCIGREWQVGTVQLDYNLPSEQRFDLEYIGADNQAHRPVMIHRAPFGSMERFIAVLIEHFAGAFPLWLAPEQVRVLSVSEKSEDYGREILQKLTSSRLRATGDFRAEKLGAKIRDAQLELIPYMFIVGPRDVENGTVSIRDRIEGDLGAVSIEEARQKLFDEIQARTVRQTFSGSAGLGDRGAENEY from the coding sequence ATGCTGAAGGTAAATTTGCCGGACGGATCGGAAAAGCAATTCGAAACAGAAATCACTCCCGCTGATGTTGCAGCGGATATCGGGCCCGGGCTGGTCAAAGCGGCCTTGGCGGCCGAAGTTGATGGAAAAGTCGTCGGACTCGACCACCCATTACCAGCCGACGGGGCTGTCGGCCTGAAGATTCTCACGAAGAAGGATCCCGAGTCGTTGGGGGTGATGAGGCACAGTTGTGCCCATATCATGGCCCGCGCGATCATGCGACTCTACGACGGGGTTCAGCTGGCCTTCGGCCCCACCATCGATGGCGGATTCTATTATGACTTTGAGTTGGATCAAGCTTTGACGGAAGAAGACTTTCCAGCGATCGAAGCAGAGATGGCCAAGATCATCAAGTTGGGCGAGTCGTTTGAAAGGCTGGAAGAGCCTCGCGATCAGGCACTCCAGATCTGTAAGGATTTGGCTCAAAAGTACAAGATCGAACATATCGAGGAAGGGTTAGCCGACGATCCAACGCTATCATTTTATCGTCAGGGCGAGTTCTTGGATTTGTGCCGTGGTCCTCACTTGAAAAGCCCGAATGCGATTGGTGCCTTCAAGCTGCTCTCTGTGGCTGGCGCATACTGGAAAGGCGATGCGTCACGCAATCAACTGCAACGGGTTTATGGGACGGCTTTCTTCAACAAGAAAGATCTTGAAACGCATTTGCAGCGCATTGAAGAGGCCAAGCGGCGTGATCATCGTGTGTTGGGCAAGCAGTTGGAGCTGTTCACGATCAATCCCATGGTTGGTTCCGGTTTGATCATGTGGTTGCCAAAAGGAGCCATGATTCGAAGTGTTTTGGAAAACTTTGTCCGCGATGAGTTGACGCAGCGCGGTTACGAAGCTGTTTACACGCCCAATATTGGACGAATTGAGCTCTATGAAACCTCGGGCCACTATCCCTATTATTCTGACAGCATGTTCACGCCGATTGTGATGGAGGATGATGAGCAATACATCTTAAAGCCGATGAATTGCCCTCATCACATCATGATCTACAAGTCGCGCCCTCGTAGCTATCGGGAATTGCCGGTGCGCTTGGCAGAATTCGGAACTGTCTATCGCTATGAGAAATCTGGCGAGTTGTCTGGGATGACACGAGTGCGTGGGTTTACTCAGGATGATGCACACATCTTTTGCACCGAAGATCAAGTAGAACAAGAGTTTCGCGCGTGCATCGAAATGACACAATTTGTACTCAAATCGCTCGGCCTCAACGACTATCGTGTTCGGTTGGGATTTCGAGATCCCGAGAGTGACAAATATGTTGGCACGCTTGACGGTTGGCAACGCGCTGAGCAATCGCTGATCGAAGTCTGTGAATCGCTTGGGATCGAGGCACAGCAGGAACCGGGAGAGGCTGCTTTCTACGGTCCGAAAGCTGATTTTGTCGTGACGGATTGCATTGGTCGTGAATGGCAAGTGGGAACAGTCCAGTTGGATTACAATCTGCCTAGCGAGCAACGCTTCGACCTTGAGTACATCGGTGCCGACAATCAAGCCCATCGACCCGTCATGATTCATCGCGCACCATTTGGATCGATGGAACGATTTATTGCCGTTTTGATTGAACACTTTGCCGGTGCCTTTCCGCTTTGGTTGGCACCCGAGCAAGTGCGAGTCTTATCCGTCAGTGAAAAGTCAGAAGACTACGGACGCGAAATTCTTCAAAAACTGACCTCCTCGCGTTTGAGAGCAACCGGTGACTTTCGGGCTGAAAAGCTGGGAGCGAAGATTCGAGATGCTCAACTGGAGCTGATTCCTTACATGTTCATCGTTGGGCCTCGGGATGTTGAAAACGGGACCGTTTCGATTCGCGATCGAATCGAAGGTGACCTCGGTGCGGTCTCGATTGAGGAGGCCCGCCAGAAACTCTTCGATGAAATTCAGGCTCGCACGGTTCGTCAGACATTCAGTGGATCGGCCGGTTTGGGAGATCGTGGTGCGGAGAATGAATATTGA
- a CDS encoding neutral/alkaline non-lysosomal ceramidase N-terminal domain-containing protein: protein MTLKCLAICLLLMPVGTSFGNTPIGIAKVDVTPTGPVLLAGYGARTTEHQGIDERLWARALVIGGDSPVAIVVVDNCGVPASVKQRLVLELEETGITADRLVLAATHTHNAPTLTDYATILWKGRTTPEQDHRVRQYTEFLISKSRDAVLEAYGNREPMQLEWTQGRAEFGGNRRKLNNGKWAGFGYQRNSPVDHSLPILAARDLSGKLRAVWANYACHCTTVGSRNRVGGDWAGYANDGIESSFPDSISLITIGCGADIGPQPTGNLQLAKKHGQSIAKQVKLALAGKTQKLQHAPQVKKLQVKLPLAKARSRAEWEKKLNESTDGFHRQHAQSMLTKLDQSGSLPDSVDYTVSSWTFDDELAILFLGGEVVVDYAVRLNQELDWSRLWITAWANSMPGYIPSRRVLLEGGYEADFSQIYYDQPAPYALQVEDVLVASIVDFIGDQFAAKATQTPAPFHQPPSGADTTFRKVQNWSTAQKPANEVEIANWIRRQIKGAKTLGSRLQIHGGATTDWHNFAGDFTQRSFIRQQSKGNDLQWQIPRDASHPKQPTTVCFTGGVGWLSEPKTGGFLLTIDSESPIQFDVTRKPAHWRSADGHAELIYLPTWLSDVDSAGFFFLHLKDSPNKVRMVRVKSLGEDSKRWFAIDSNQQINNSINRLNEALNQTLPSEQP, encoded by the coding sequence ATGACTTTAAAATGCCTTGCAATCTGCTTGTTACTCATGCCGGTTGGCACGTCGTTCGGCAACACCCCCATTGGCATTGCCAAGGTCGATGTGACGCCAACAGGCCCTGTGTTGCTTGCTGGTTACGGCGCCCGAACAACAGAGCATCAAGGTATCGACGAGCGACTCTGGGCGCGAGCCCTGGTAATCGGTGGTGACTCGCCGGTCGCGATCGTGGTCGTCGATAATTGCGGAGTCCCGGCCAGCGTCAAACAACGCCTTGTGTTAGAGCTTGAGGAAACGGGAATCACTGCCGATCGGCTGGTCTTGGCAGCCACCCACACACACAATGCCCCAACATTGACTGATTACGCCACGATCCTTTGGAAAGGTCGGACGACGCCTGAACAAGACCATCGCGTGCGACAATACACAGAGTTTTTGATCTCAAAATCGCGTGATGCGGTCCTGGAAGCCTACGGCAATCGGGAACCGATGCAATTGGAATGGACGCAGGGCCGCGCCGAATTCGGCGGCAATCGTCGCAAACTCAATAATGGAAAGTGGGCCGGATTTGGATATCAACGCAACAGCCCTGTGGACCACAGCTTGCCAATTTTGGCAGCTCGAGACCTCAGTGGAAAACTACGTGCTGTCTGGGCAAATTATGCTTGCCACTGCACGACAGTCGGCTCACGCAACCGAGTGGGTGGCGATTGGGCAGGATATGCCAACGATGGGATTGAATCCTCATTCCCAGACTCCATTTCGTTAATCACCATCGGCTGTGGCGCCGATATCGGGCCCCAACCCACAGGCAATCTGCAGCTGGCGAAAAAACATGGTCAATCGATCGCCAAACAGGTCAAACTGGCCCTGGCCGGCAAAACTCAAAAACTGCAACATGCTCCGCAAGTCAAAAAACTGCAGGTCAAATTACCGCTGGCAAAAGCACGCTCTCGAGCAGAATGGGAAAAAAAACTTAACGAGAGCACTGATGGTTTTCATCGACAACACGCCCAATCGATGCTAACCAAGCTCGACCAATCAGGCTCACTCCCCGACAGCGTCGATTACACGGTATCAAGCTGGACCTTTGACGATGAACTGGCCATCCTGTTTTTGGGGGGTGAAGTCGTTGTTGATTACGCAGTCCGACTTAATCAAGAATTGGACTGGTCGCGGTTATGGATTACGGCCTGGGCAAATTCAATGCCGGGATACATTCCCTCGCGACGCGTGCTTTTGGAAGGAGGCTATGAGGCCGATTTCTCACAGATCTACTACGACCAGCCCGCTCCTTACGCTCTTCAGGTGGAAGACGTCTTAGTCGCATCCATCGTCGACTTCATCGGAGATCAATTCGCGGCAAAGGCGACACAAACGCCAGCACCTTTTCATCAACCACCGAGTGGCGCGGACACGACCTTTAGGAAGGTCCAGAACTGGTCGACCGCTCAAAAGCCCGCAAACGAAGTTGAGATCGCGAACTGGATCCGAAGGCAGATCAAAGGCGCTAAAACTCTCGGATCGCGGCTCCAAATCCACGGGGGTGCAACGACCGACTGGCACAACTTTGCCGGCGACTTTACCCAGCGATCCTTCATTCGCCAACAATCAAAAGGGAACGATCTACAATGGCAAATCCCTCGTGACGCCAGCCATCCTAAACAACCAACCACCGTGTGCTTTACGGGCGGTGTCGGCTGGTTGTCGGAACCCAAAACGGGTGGATTCCTACTTACAATCGACAGTGAATCGCCGATTCAATTCGATGTCACGCGAAAGCCGGCACATTGGCGTTCCGCAGATGGGCACGCAGAATTAATCTACCTCCCCACCTGGCTATCCGACGTCGATTCAGCCGGATTCTTTTTTCTTCACCTCAAAGATTCCCCCAACAAAGTCAGAATGGTTCGGGTGAAATCATTGGGCGAAGATTCAAAACGTTGGTTTGCCATTGACTCAAACCAACAGATCAACAATTCGATAAACCGGCTCAACGAAGCGCTCAATCAAACCTTGCCGTCAGAGCAACCCTGA
- a CDS encoding PEP-CTERM sorting domain-containing protein gives MQRLTLFVAAVLVAGVTVPAAAQTKISWGPDASLDTAAYPEFTGYLGDDGSAYGDRGNGHTYGWFNGAGEPDPQAQNRNRNNEASPDERYDTVNHMIKGDNNSWQIDLPNGDYSVLLVAGDPNHTDQINDLSVSGGAEALILEDIDGQDNFDEYSFSYSVTEGYLRLSPNPGDDLGKNQKLAFIEIVPEPGSFGLIAMGLIPLFGMLRRRQK, from the coding sequence ATGCAACGCTTGACGCTTTTTGTCGCAGCAGTACTGGTCGCAGGCGTGACCGTTCCGGCCGCGGCTCAGACAAAAATCAGCTGGGGACCTGACGCGAGTCTAGATACCGCTGCCTACCCAGAATTCACTGGTTACCTCGGCGACGATGGTTCGGCCTATGGCGATCGAGGCAACGGTCATACTTACGGTTGGTTCAACGGTGCAGGCGAACCCGATCCGCAGGCTCAAAACCGTAATCGTAACAACGAAGCATCGCCTGATGAGCGTTATGACACGGTGAATCACATGATCAAAGGTGACAACAACAGCTGGCAAATCGACCTGCCAAATGGCGATTACAGTGTTCTTCTCGTTGCTGGCGATCCCAACCACACCGACCAAATCAATGATCTTTCGGTTTCTGGTGGCGCTGAAGCGTTAATCCTCGAAGATATCGATGGCCAAGACAACTTCGACGAATACTCGTTCTCGTACTCCGTCACGGAAGGTTACCTTCGTCTGTCGCCAAACCCCGGTGATGACCTCGGGAAGAACCAAAAGCTGGCATTCATCGAGATCGTTCCCGAGCCCGGCAGCTTTGGCCTGATCGCCATGGGTTTGATCCCGCTATTCGGTATGCTTCGACGACGCCAGAAGTAA
- a CDS encoding fused MFS/spermidine synthase, protein MPHNSRDKHGQLAVLSVFFLSGAAALIYEISWSRQIGIYFGHTVHAASITLASFFAGMTLGYLAAARLAGRIQPLVGYAVAELVAAIWALLLPLAIQLFDHPSIQSQIQSSALSALAIRAIVCFLLLLPATTALGATLPFMSEYMSPRRKLNPGRVSFAYGLNTTGALAGVISGTYLLLAWAGVVNSSRVAAGLSTLCGIMALLLSRYDAGSQTADVNSSRSENRQASPPIADRKWEPWHWYGIAALSGFVTMGLQVAYVRMFALVFHNSSYTFGAVIAIFLAALALGSFLVAKLQAWYSAATMAGWSSAIGAGLVGVSPVIFVRATGLEFFDYGETFFQHIVGALFVVAYVVLAPIIALGTLLPLCWKAAAQASNDSPGRSVGNMAAVNTIFAAAGALVASFMLLPIFGLWTTVAILATIAATPACFLLLKQLNQLLIAASLVIVSIAWGTYTGHSAPTLGEGIPAKVVRSWESPYGLIDVIASTQGPRFLVLRENIHYQHGDTGPSRNREYRQGNLPLLLHPSPQRVLFLGLGTGLTAAAAVHHPEVEQIDVVELIPEVAEASKMFGEWNRNLLQDPRTQLHIDDARHYLRSAPQSFDLIVSDLFVPWQSQTGYLYTREHYETALAHLNDDGIYCQWVGLYQLGPTEFEMIANTFASVFPHTSLWWGRVSQGMVALVGSKQPLSLSGAEIQQRLATLPDANRQSPDFDPYLENVPGIFRLYIGDWTAKEQALLNTDEHPRIEFQMPVTYRNQGLLKANRLLNYFDSTLSKLPQNNVIFRPAQGDVLEPPSQRLKMQRSVIARPRS, encoded by the coding sequence TTGCCACATAATTCTCGGGATAAACACGGTCAGCTCGCCGTTTTAAGCGTCTTTTTCCTCTCCGGTGCCGCCGCGCTGATTTACGAGATTTCCTGGTCTCGGCAGATCGGCATTTATTTTGGGCACACCGTGCACGCGGCTTCGATCACCTTGGCCAGCTTCTTCGCAGGGATGACGCTGGGCTACCTGGCCGCGGCTCGTTTAGCAGGAAGAATCCAACCGCTCGTCGGATACGCGGTGGCCGAATTGGTGGCCGCCATCTGGGCCTTATTGCTACCACTCGCAATTCAACTGTTCGATCATCCATCCATCCAATCACAAATTCAGTCGTCAGCACTTTCTGCTCTTGCCATTCGCGCGATCGTTTGTTTTCTGTTGTTGTTGCCGGCAACGACAGCTTTAGGAGCCACGCTCCCTTTCATGTCGGAATACATGTCACCACGGCGAAAACTAAACCCGGGGCGCGTCAGTTTCGCTTACGGTCTCAACACCACCGGTGCCTTAGCAGGTGTCATCTCCGGCACCTATCTGCTTCTGGCTTGGGCAGGTGTCGTCAACAGTAGTCGTGTCGCAGCGGGACTATCAACCCTGTGCGGCATCATGGCACTTTTACTCTCTCGGTATGACGCAGGAAGCCAAACAGCCGATGTGAACTCATCGCGTTCAGAAAATCGCCAGGCCAGTCCACCGATTGCTGATAGGAAGTGGGAGCCGTGGCACTGGTATGGCATTGCGGCACTATCGGGTTTCGTAACGATGGGTCTACAAGTCGCGTATGTCCGGATGTTTGCCCTCGTGTTCCACAATAGTTCGTACACTTTTGGAGCCGTGATCGCCATATTTCTCGCGGCCTTAGCACTCGGATCATTTCTCGTGGCAAAGTTACAAGCTTGGTATTCAGCCGCGACGATGGCGGGCTGGTCGAGCGCAATCGGCGCAGGACTCGTGGGAGTATCACCGGTAATCTTTGTGCGCGCCACAGGCTTGGAGTTCTTCGATTACGGTGAAACCTTTTTCCAGCACATTGTGGGTGCTTTATTTGTGGTTGCGTACGTCGTTTTGGCTCCCATCATCGCCTTAGGCACCCTGTTGCCCCTCTGTTGGAAAGCAGCCGCCCAAGCATCCAACGACAGTCCAGGTCGGAGCGTCGGCAACATGGCGGCGGTCAACACGATTTTTGCTGCTGCCGGGGCACTGGTCGCGAGTTTCATGCTATTGCCAATTTTTGGGCTGTGGACGACTGTCGCTATCCTTGCCACGATCGCGGCGACACCTGCCTGCTTTTTGCTCCTCAAACAGCTAAATCAACTGCTCATCGCAGCCAGTCTCGTCATTGTCAGCATTGCCTGGGGCACCTACACGGGACATTCGGCACCGACCCTCGGCGAAGGGATACCGGCCAAAGTCGTTCGATCCTGGGAAAGCCCTTACGGACTGATCGATGTCATCGCCTCAACTCAAGGTCCACGTTTTCTGGTTCTGCGCGAGAACATCCATTACCAACACGGTGATACGGGTCCAAGTCGAAATCGCGAATACCGTCAAGGCAATCTGCCGTTGCTACTGCACCCTTCGCCTCAAAGAGTACTGTTTCTGGGATTGGGAACTGGTTTGACTGCCGCAGCTGCCGTGCATCATCCAGAAGTGGAACAGATTGATGTTGTCGAATTAATCCCGGAGGTGGCCGAGGCCAGCAAAATGTTTGGAGAGTGGAATCGGAATCTGCTGCAGGATCCGCGAACTCAATTGCATATTGATGATGCCCGACATTACCTGAGATCCGCCCCGCAGTCGTTCGACTTAATCGTCTCGGATTTGTTCGTTCCTTGGCAAAGTCAGACCGGTTACTTGTACACGCGTGAGCATTACGAAACCGCGCTCGCTCATCTAAATGATGATGGGATCTATTGCCAATGGGTTGGACTGTACCAGCTGGGTCCCACCGAGTTTGAAATGATTGCCAACACTTTCGCGAGTGTCTTTCCTCACACGAGCCTTTGGTGGGGACGAGTATCTCAAGGCATGGTCGCCTTAGTCGGCTCGAAGCAGCCACTTTCCTTATCCGGCGCTGAGATTCAACAGCGTCTTGCGACCTTACCGGACGCGAATCGCCAGTCGCCCGACTTTGACCCCTATCTGGAAAACGTTCCCGGTATTTTCCGCCTCTACATTGGCGATTGGACGGCAAAGGAGCAGGCGTTACTCAACACGGATGAGCACCCACGCATCGAGTTCCAAATGCCAGTAACTTACCGGAACCAGGGTCTTTTGAAGGCAAATCGGCTGTTGAACTACTTTGACTCAACCTTATCAAAATTACCTCAAAACAATGTAATCTTCCGTCCGGCGCAGGGTGATGTTTTGGAACCCCCTTCGCAGCGTCTGAAGATGCAGCGAAGCGTGATTGCTCGTCCTCGCTCCTAA
- a CDS encoding class I SAM-dependent methyltransferase: MNEKQNQSRSANISHDSHDAILLNEFADLWSDAEKLWDKHQESPGFHAYVSADYSAIFTALQQLRNSAVTVLEWGSGLGIATIMASRMGFEAYGIEAEQELLEHSDRLANAYGSTATFAQGSFVPDEFRHQSEANHEQRKTIIDLADAYGKLGLKLDHFDLVYSYPWPNEIDLYKRIMQIHGKQPSVLLTYHVRRGCELTHF, translated from the coding sequence TTGAACGAAAAACAAAATCAATCGAGATCGGCCAACATCAGTCACGATTCGCATGACGCGATTTTACTGAATGAGTTTGCCGACTTATGGTCCGATGCCGAAAAACTCTGGGACAAACACCAAGAATCTCCCGGCTTCCACGCTTACGTCAGTGCAGATTACTCGGCGATCTTTACCGCTTTGCAACAACTCAGAAATAGCGCAGTCACGGTATTGGAGTGGGGCTCTGGCCTTGGAATCGCCACCATCATGGCAAGCCGAATGGGTTTTGAAGCATATGGGATTGAAGCGGAGCAGGAATTGTTGGAACATTCAGACCGTCTGGCGAACGCTTATGGTTCCACAGCAACATTCGCACAGGGCAGCTTTGTTCCAGATGAATTCCGCCATCAATCCGAAGCGAACCACGAGCAGAGAAAAACAATCATCGACCTTGCCGACGCTTATGGGAAGTTGGGCTTAAAACTCGACCATTTCGATTTAGTCTATTCGTACCCATGGCCAAACGAAATCGATCTCTATAAGCGAATCATGCAAATTCATGGCAAGCAGCCGAGCGTGCTGTTGACCTACCATGTTCGTCGGGGATGTGAGCTGACGCATTTTTAA
- a CDS encoding DUF1501 domain-containing protein, translating into MYEPIESLTRRRFLSEMGLGFGSVALATMLECEANGAPLVTPLPKAKNVIWLFMIGGASHLETFDPKPALSKFAGKTIEETPLAGVLNSPFLENERVVAFDPNNGFIRNEIYPLQVGFRRRGESGLEVSDWLPQLGDSADDLCLIRSMWTEDSNHGAQLQFHTGRHRVDGFFPSLGAWANYGLGSLNDNLPTFVVMGTPVADCCGGRECHRANYLGPQYDGVPLKIDSANPLPYARPVEGVYQEEQAGEFELLRKLNQLAVAQYPDDDALRARVRSYELAYRMQTAVPEVVRFDQETAATKRLYGIGQQPTETFGRQMLTARRLVERGVRFVQVYHGSNGGAGQWDSHKGLRAGHAKLCRQIDQPISGLLKDLKQRGLLDETLVVWATEFGRTPGSQHGNGRDHHPYGFSIWMAGGGIRGGMVHGATDELGFHAVENRHYVTDVHATVLHQLGLNPRKLVVPGRKRLEKEFGHVIREILI; encoded by the coding sequence ATGTACGAACCGATTGAATCGCTTACTCGTCGTCGGTTTCTTTCCGAAATGGGATTGGGGTTTGGCAGCGTTGCCTTGGCAACGATGTTAGAGTGTGAGGCCAACGGTGCCCCATTGGTCACTCCATTGCCAAAAGCCAAAAATGTGATCTGGTTGTTTATGATTGGCGGTGCCAGTCATCTGGAAACATTTGATCCCAAGCCGGCGCTCAGTAAGTTTGCGGGCAAGACGATCGAAGAGACGCCGCTGGCCGGCGTGCTGAATTCGCCGTTTCTTGAAAATGAGCGAGTGGTGGCGTTTGATCCAAATAACGGTTTCATTCGCAACGAGATTTATCCATTGCAAGTTGGTTTTCGAAGACGCGGTGAGAGCGGTTTAGAGGTTAGCGATTGGTTGCCGCAGCTCGGTGATTCGGCGGATGATCTTTGCCTGATTCGATCGATGTGGACCGAGGATAGCAATCATGGTGCACAACTGCAATTTCACACGGGGCGACATCGGGTTGATGGTTTTTTCCCCTCGCTTGGAGCTTGGGCAAATTATGGGCTTGGCTCACTGAATGACAATTTGCCCACCTTTGTTGTGATGGGAACGCCTGTGGCTGATTGTTGTGGTGGGCGCGAGTGTCACCGCGCAAATTATCTGGGACCGCAGTATGACGGTGTTCCACTTAAGATCGATTCCGCAAATCCCTTGCCCTATGCTCGCCCTGTTGAGGGTGTGTACCAGGAAGAACAGGCCGGCGAATTCGAGTTGCTACGCAAGCTCAATCAGTTGGCCGTTGCCCAGTATCCGGATGACGATGCGTTGCGTGCTCGAGTTCGATCTTACGAACTGGCGTACCGGATGCAAACTGCTGTGCCAGAGGTGGTTCGTTTCGACCAGGAAACGGCAGCGACGAAGAGACTTTATGGAATTGGCCAGCAACCAACGGAGACTTTTGGGCGTCAGATGCTGACCGCAAGGAGACTTGTCGAACGAGGTGTCCGCTTTGTCCAGGTTTACCATGGTAGCAATGGTGGAGCGGGTCAATGGGATAGTCATAAAGGACTGCGAGCAGGACATGCAAAACTTTGTCGACAAATCGATCAGCCAATTTCCGGTCTGCTAAAAGATTTGAAGCAGCGGGGGCTTTTGGATGAAACGCTGGTGGTTTGGGCCACCGAATTTGGACGCACGCCCGGGTCGCAACATGGTAACGGTCGCGATCACCACCCCTATGGTTTTTCGATTTGGATGGCTGGCGGCGGGATTCGTGGCGGGATGGTTCATGGCGCAACCGATGAACTTGGATTTCATGCAGTGGAAAATCGACATTATGTGACCGATGTCCACGCGACGGTTCTCCATCAACTGGGACTGAATCCACGGAAGCTGGTGGTGCCAGGTCGCAAGCGACTTGAAAAAGAGTTCGGTCACGTTATTCGAGAGATTCTGATTTGA